The DNA sequence attattaattaataatagactTACGTCtatttgaaaatgtttaaattaaaaaaaaaaggcattgTTGCAGGTGTTACTTCTCATGGTTTGAGCTGTGAGGCTTGTAAATGCAAGGTGCACAAGAGGTGTAGTGcaaaagcaataaataattgcaagtGGACCACTTTAGCATCCATTGGAAAAGATATAATCGAGGACCAAGATGgggtatacatatatgttattttattaagaataatcgataaaagtttaattctGATCGAATGTATACCTTTTAACAACATTTTACagtcaatttaattaattctaactAATTTATCGAGAAtacacaatttttaatatttttaatttcctgaattgcaatttaattttatttattatttaatctacATTTGTAGAATATCACAATGCCACATCAGTGGATGGAAGGAAATTTGCCAGTGTCCTCGAAATGTTACGTCTGTGAAAAAACGTGTGGCTCTGTACTTAGGTAGATTCATCtcagtatatttttatatttacgagaTTTATTGATATATCGTCAAATTAACAATATATCGTTCGTAGGCTTCAAGATTGGCGATGTTTATGGTGCAAAGCAACTGTGCACACAGCATGCAGACCTTCTATAAGTGTCAGGTGTCCGCTAGGACCAGCTAAGCTCAGCGTAGTGCCTCCTACAGCTTTGCATAGTATAGGTAATCGCacgctatttttattataaatgaaatacCGCGGCTTACGTCTAACATTTTAcacgtatatttaaatattaaatttattatgttatcAGGTAGCGACGAAGCTTGGGAAGCGGTTAGACCTACGGGATGCAGTCCACTTTTAGTATTCGTAAACAGTAAATCTGGTGACAATCAGGGTATTAAGTTTCTTAGAAGATTTAAACAATTACTGAATCCCGCACAAGTGTTCGACCTTATGAATGGAGGACCAGGTCCAGGGtgagaaaatatataagcACTAATATTAATCAACCGGTCATAAATGTAATTCGTTAATGTAgataaataaagtataaaaatttatcgagtatataaataatatttttttgctcaGATTGAGACTATTTCGACACTTTGACCCATTCCGGATTTTAGTATGCAGTGGTGATGGATCTGTAGGGTGGGTGCTTTCAGAAATCGATCGTCTTGGAATGCACGTGAGTAAATGTGtgcgttttaaaattaattttattataactcTTCTTTGGCATGACTCTAGCGGTTATCATTTCTTCTTGAACTTGATTGCGCTCTCTGCCAAGGCTGCATCGTTTAAACATATTTCTCTCTGCTGGTAGTAATTtagcttaaaaatatttttctactttttataTACGCGCGAGTACAATGCATGAATATAAAATGGTCTAAATTGTGGCTGAAGTACtatataagactttttttaatagaaaatgcCGATATTAATTCTCATTTCTGTTATATTGCAGCCAAtggcattaattttttcaagtttctGATTATAAATTGCATGGCGTGTCtcttttatgattttattccAGATGAAACCAGTGTGTGTGCTTTAGGCTTCTTATATATGCGAAGCTTCATTAACTTTTTTTGCAGGCGGTAAGTGTACACATGCATGACTGAACtgtctatttaatttattgctcttattaaaaatctattaacatatgctattaataaattacgtgaaataaaaaggaagtgtatttatatttttcaaatttccaGAAGCAATGCCAGGTTGGAGTGTTACCTCTCGGCACAGGAAATGATTTGGCACGCGTGTTAGGCTGGGGTTCGTCGTGCGATGATGATACGCATTTACCTCAACTACtggaaaaatatgaaaaagcGGGTACAAAAATGCTGGATCGATGGAGTATTATGACATTCGAACGCAGCATATCTCTGCCATGTCACAAAGTGACCCAGCCCGATCCGGCTATAAAATCGAGCATAGCTCATCAATATGAAGACAGCGTTCTTGCTCATATAACCAACATTTTGCAATCTGATCAGGAAAGCGTAGTTATATCTAGTGCCAagtaagtaatataattatgtatgcgtgcatacgcgcgcacgtacgcgtttatattacatatatgaaTTAATGTAAGCTGTAACttttaacagatttttttcttttttcacagAATTTTATGTGAAACAGTCAAAGATTTTGCAACACATATACTGGAAGTCAGTCTAAACACAGGGGACCAACAATTGGAAGAAAAATGCACAATACTTCAACAAAAACTTGACCTGCTGTTGCAAACATTATCGAAGGAAGAAAGCTATTTATCTGATAACACAGAAGACATCGACATTGGCACTTTAAAAACTGATACTTTTAACAGTACCCAAGAGAAAGGTGCTTTAGAAAAgccagaaaaagaaatgacgAATTTAAAAAAGGTTAAGAGAAGAAGATGCTACATGGAAAAAGACGTCGTGATGTCTAGGTATAGTATATACttgtaacaatatattataaaacgtaaaaagaaatatatatactttaataatatttacagAGCAAACAGCTTGAAAAGAGCTATCAGAAGATTAGTAGAGCATACAGAAACGGCTGTCGACGAGCAAAATAATTCTTCGGATGAAAAGACGTGCGGTAAAATTCCAAATATTGCCGTAACATCCGATTGTTCTCTAATAAATATCAcaggtaaattattttattgatttttacaGTGATGAAATGACGAGTTTACATATTCTTATTCttgaattatataataaaaaaatataaatgactGTAGACAAAAAGCAACAATTAGATATCCCTGGCTTTTCGCAAATGGATCAAATTAacaacatatatttaataccaAGTATGGAATCCGGTAGTAGTGTAGAGATTTCACCTTGCCCGAGTCCTACTCCTAACGTAGCGTCTTTGAGCCCGATGCCTGATATAAGAAGAGATTCGCAACCTGAAGAATTATTGACTCTTCCCGCGCCCGATGGTTTCGCCGATAGCAGGCGAAATAGCGAAAACATACTGCAAGGGTAACTTTACTTCTTTACTTGAGTTTGATGTCGTTACtattataatacttataatatttattattaataattataattatatttagaaaattctacaaactttgatataattttagagTTCTCAGTTTTGATATGGCCGTGACGCAAACTGCCAACAATCAACAAGAAGCTCAGGCAGCCAACGATAATTTTCTATCGTCCGAACCAACGCAAATAGAAGTTTCCTCCGACATTCCTATAACCGTGACAAGGACCGTTTTAGAAACGAGCACACCATCAGACGATGCGACCATGCAGGACACTATTATTTCTCCTGACACGGATTCACTTCATTCTAGAAACATTTCGCCAGAGCACGCACCAAAACCCACGCTGGCCAAATTGGAACCGAGAGGTAGCTGTACCAACAGTATTGTTAGCACGGATAGTATGGTTTCCGAAACTTTTGATTCCAAGAGTTATACCGTGCGAAATAGCGAGAGCGAAATTGGTAAGTGAATACTACCAATGTGACAAGCATTGTAGAAATGTTACGTTGTATATATTTCGTAtctaattattagataatttcTCTCACACTTTTCAGGTCATATAGACAGCGATATATTCGATTCAACAAAAAAATCAGAGAGCTCAGAGATTGGACACATTGACTCGCCGGATAATTCCGATATAATTTCTAGCGAGACTCCACATTCGGAAAGCGGCTTGGAAGATTTAAGTTCTCTTGGGCAAGATGTGATCAGTGCAATAATGGGTGAAAAATACGATTCTGTCAGGGAAGGTTTAGAGATCGAAGAGTCGCACAGATATTGCGGCTTAGCTCGATTCAGCGAAGGAAACGACATTGGTAGACAATCGTTCAAGAAGGgcgcaaaaaatataaaaacggaTAAAGAGGTAAAtgagttttttaattatactataATTTACTAGAGATTACAGAACGTGCGCTTTGCGCCAAGCGAAATAAccaattaacagctaattaacgcgtaaaataaattttcaattaatcttttattatcaGACGAtgctaaataaatataaaacggaCGGCCTGCCAACGTGCGTACGTGTATCGGGAATTAAATCGACGCAATCTGTAGAAACGAATGTAGTACTTACGACTGGTTTCGAAACTGctgaaaaggaaaaagcgTCCGATTTACTGAGACCGGTATGCTGCTTTACCGTCTCGTCGGACAATACGCAGACAAATGAAAAGTGCCCCACGAATTTTCCACCGCAGATTAGTGTT is a window from the Cardiocondyla obscurior isolate alpha-2009 linkage group LG01, Cobs3.1, whole genome shotgun sequence genome containing:
- the LOC139113234 gene encoding diacylglycerol kinase eta isoform X8; amino-acid sequence: MEEWLNTLRTGADTRPQGDPGTAEFLGGNHQWYATSHARPTYCNVCRDALHGIVAGVTSHGLSCEACKCKVHKRCSAKAINNCKWTTLASIGKDIIEDQDGNITMPHQWMEGNLPVSSKCYVCEKTCGSVLRLQDWRCLWCKATVHTACRPSISVRCPLGPAKLSVVPPTALHSIGSDEAWEAVRPTGCSPLLVFVNSKSGDNQGIKFLRRFKQLLNPAQVFDLMNGGPGPGLRLFRHFDPFRILVCSGDGSVGWVLSEIDRLGMHVSKCKQCQVGVLPLGTGNDLARVLGWGSSCDDDTHLPQLLEKYEKAGTKMLDRWSIMTFERSISLPCHKVTQPDPAIKSSIAHQYEDSVLAHITNILQSDQESVVISSAKILCETVKDFATHILEVSLNTGDQQLEEKCTILQQKLDLLLQTLSKEESYLSDNTEDIDIGTLKTDTFNSTQEKGALEKPEKEMTNLKKVKRRRCYMEKDVVMSRANSLKRAIRRLVEHTETAVDEQNNSSDEKTCGKIPNIAVTSDCSLINITDKKQQLDIPGFSQMDQINNIYLIPSMESGSSVEISPCPSPTPNVASLSPMPDIRRDSQPEELLTLPAPDGFADSRRNSENILQGVLSFDMAVTQTANNQQEAQAANDNFLSSEPTQIEVSSDIPITVTRTVLETSTPSDDATMQDTIISPDTDSLHSRNISPEHAPKPTLAKLEPRGSCTNSIVSTDSMVSETFDSKSYTVRNSESEIGHIDSDIFDSTKKSESSEIGHIDSPDNSDIISSETPHSESGLEDLSSLGQDVISAIMGEKYDSVREGLEIEESHRYCGLARFSEGNDIGRQSFKKGAKNIKTDKETMLNKYKTDGLPTCVRVSGIKSTQSVETNVVLTTGFETAEKEKASDLLRPVCCFTVSSDNTQTNEKCPTNFPPQISVIVDPPSPSLSIESHHKFNLDCKLDPHDKQYSSGTSMERLSVELPDSGFSPQATRRISSGSLLKASEVVSLAATAARLGGSSVSLRHERTKSVDKTEDVKKLPIINPLVRLPMWPNVSGGAGLISQALLANADALCAAVSPLMDPDETLMEGYFERCVMNNYFGIGIDAKISLDFHNKREEHPEKCRSRAKNYMWYGVLGSKQWIQKTYKNLDQRVQLECDGQRIPLPSLQGIVVLNIPSFMGGTNFWGGSKEGDLFLAPSFDDRILEVVAVFGSVQMAASRLINLQHHRIAQCQTVQINILGEEGVPIQVDGEAWIQPPGIIRIIHKNRMQMLYRNRALETSLRAWEEKQRNTLSAVTQPALGSASQSRTQLQICNKPPQLIDEELGILFNFIEAVTTLVKWVKLLIISHPSLEPDLYQVALRTANALEQVHPDGKILQGISLRPMVTELVSSARQLYEESCELLRDKAHNLKLREDLENKLSLSLATMEQELRKCTFDEGGTGLVYLQNIPADDQFRRFAGNSGGVGHPARDQVTTWGVQEVCTWLENLQLGEYAEKFVSHDIRGRELLSLARRDLKELGIIKVGHVKRILQAINDLNN
- the LOC139113234 gene encoding diacylglycerol kinase eta isoform X4, which gives rise to MEEWLNTLRTGADTRPQGDPGTAEFLGGNHQWYATSHARPTYCNVCRDALHGIVAGVTSHGLSCEACKCKVHKRCSAKAINNCKWTTLASIGKDIIEDQDGNITMPHQWMEGNLPVSSKCYVCEKTCGSVLRLQDWRCLWCKATVHTACRPSISVRCPLGPAKLSVVPPTALHSIGSDEAWEAVRPTGCSPLLVFVNSKSGDNQGIKFLRRFKQLLNPAQVFDLMNGGPGPGLRLFRHFDPFRILVCSGDGSVGWVLSEIDRLGMHKQCQVGVLPLGTGNDLARVLGWGSSCDDDTHLPQLLEKYEKAGTKMLDRWSIMTFERSISLPCHKVTQPDPAIKSSIAHQYEDSVLAHITNILQSDQESVVISSAKILCETVKDFATHILEVSLNTGDQQLEEKCTILQQKLDLLLQTLSKEESYLSDNTEDIDIGTLKTDTFNSTQEKGALEKPEKEMTNLKKVKRRRCYMEKDVVMSRANSLKRAIRRLVEHTETAVDEQNNSSDEKTCGKIPNIAVTSDCSLINITDKKQQLDIPGFSQMDQINNIYLIPSMESGSSVEISPCPSPTPNVASLSPMPDIRRDSQPEELLTLPAPDGFADSRRNSENILQGVLSFDMAVTQTANNQQEAQAANDNFLSSEPTQIEVSSDIPITVTRTVLETSTPSDDATMQDTIISPDTDSLHSRNISPEHAPKPTLAKLEPRGSCTNSIVSTDSMVSETFDSKSYTVRNSESEIGHIDSDIFDSTKKSESSEIGHIDSPDNSDIISSETPHSESGLEDLSSLGQDVISAIMGEKYDSVREGLEIEESHRYCGLARFSEGNDIGRQSFKKGAKNIKTDKETMLNKYKTDGLPTCVRVSGIKSTQSVETNVVLTTGFETAEKEKASDLLRPVCCFTVSSDNTQTNEKCPTNFPPQISVIVDPPSPSLSIESHHKFNLDCKLDPHDKQYSSGTSMERLSVELPDSGFSPQATRRISSGSLLKASEVVSLAATAARLGGSSVSLRHERTKSVDKTEDVKKLPIINPLVRLPMWPNVSGGAGLISQALLANADALCAAVSPLMDPDETLMEGYFERCVMNNYFGIGIDAKISLDFHNKREEHPEKCRSRAKNYMWYGVLGSKQWIQKTYKNLDQRVQLECDGQRIPLPSLQGIVVLNIPSFMGGTNFWGGSKEGDLFLAPSFDDRILEVVAVFGSVQMAASRLINLQHHRIAQCQTVQINILGEEGVPIQVDGEAWIQPPGIIRIIHKNRMQMLYRNRALETSLRAWEEKQRNTLSAVTQPALGSASQSRTQLQICNKPPQLIDEELGILFNFIEAVTTLVKWVKLLIISHPSLEPDLYQVALRTANALEQVHPDGKILQGISLRPMVTELVSSARQLYEESCELLRDKAHNLKLREDLENKLSLSLATMEQELRKCTFDEGGTGLVYLQNIPADDQGDKKNRHRGLFWLKFRRFAGNSGGVGHPARDQVTTWGVQEVCTWLENLQLGEYAEKFVSHDIRGRELLSLARRDLKELGIIKVGHVKRILQAINDLNN
- the LOC139113234 gene encoding diacylglycerol kinase eta isoform X2, with amino-acid sequence MEEWLNTLRTGADTRPQGDPGTAEFLGGNHQWYATSHARPTYCNVCRDALHGIVAGVTSHGLSCEACKCKVHKRCSAKAINNCKWTTLASIGKDIIEDQDGNITMPHQWMEGNLPVSSKCYVCEKTCGSVLRLQDWRCLWCKATVHTACRPSISVRCPLGPAKLSVVPPTALHSIGSDEAWEAVRPTGCSPLLVFVNSKSGDNQGIKFLRRFKQLLNPAQVFDLMNGGPGPGLRLFRHFDPFRILVCSGDGSVGWVLSEIDRLGMHVSKCQCQVGVLPLGTGNDLARVLGWGSSCDDDTHLPQLLEKYEKAGTKMLDRWSIMTFERSISLPCHKVTQPDPAIKSSIAHQYEDSVLAHITNILQSDQESVVISSAKILCETVKDFATHILEVSLNTGDQQLEEKCTILQQKLDLLLQTLSKEESYLSDNTEDIDIGTLKTDTFNSTQEKGALEKPEKEMTNLKKVKRRRCYMEKDVVMSRANSLKRAIRRLVEHTETAVDEQNNSSDEKTCGKIPNIAVTSDCSLINITDKKQQLDIPGFSQMDQINNIYLIPSMESGSSVEISPCPSPTPNVASLSPMPDIRRDSQPEELLTLPAPDGFADSRRNSENILQGVLSFDMAVTQTANNQQEAQAANDNFLSSEPTQIEVSSDIPITVTRTVLETSTPSDDATMQDTIISPDTDSLHSRNISPEHAPKPTLAKLEPRGSCTNSIVSTDSMVSETFDSKSYTVRNSESEIGHIDSDIFDSTKKSESSEIGHIDSPDNSDIISSETPHSESGLEDLSSLGQDVISAIMGEKYDSVREGLEIEESHRYCGLARFSEGNDIGRQSFKKGAKNIKTDKETMLNKYKTDGLPTCVRVSGIKSTQSVETNVVLTTGFETAEKEKASDLLRPVCCFTVSSDNTQTNEKCPTNFPPQISVIVDPPSPSLSIESHHKFNLDCKLDPHDKQYSSGTSMERLSVELPDSGFSPQATRRISSGSLLKASEVVSLAATAARLGGSSVSLRHERTKSVDKTEDVKKLPIINPLVRLPMWPNVSGGAGLISQALLANADALCAAVSPLMDPDETLMEGYFERCVMNNYFGIGIDAKISLDFHNKREEHPEKCRSRAKNYMWYGVLGSKQWIQKTYKNLDQRVQLECDGQRIPLPSLQGIVVLNIPSFMGGTNFWGGSKEGDLFLAPSFDDRILEVVAVFGSVQMAASRLINLQHHRIAQCQTVQINILGEEGVPIQVDGEAWIQPPGIIRIIHKNRMQMLYRNRALETSLRAWEEKQRNTLSAVTQPALGSASQSRTQLQICNKPPQLIDEELGILFNFIEAVTTLVKWVKLLIISHPSLEPDLYQVALRTANALEQVHPDGKILQGISLRPMVTELVSSARQLYEESCELLRDKAHNLKLREDLENKLSLSLATMEQELRKCTFDEGGTGLVYLQNIPADDQGDKKNRHRGLFWLKFRRFAGNSGGVGHPARDQVTTWGVQEVCTWLENLQLGEYAEKFVSHDIRGRELLSLARRDLKELGIIKVGHVKRILQAINDLNN
- the LOC139113234 gene encoding diacylglycerol kinase eta isoform X1, which produces MEEWLNTLRTGADTRPQGDPGTAEFLGGNHQWYATSHARPTYCNVCRDALHGIVAGVTSHGLSCEACKCKVHKRCSAKAINNCKWTTLASIGKDIIEDQDGNITMPHQWMEGNLPVSSKCYVCEKTCGSVLRLQDWRCLWCKATVHTACRPSISVRCPLGPAKLSVVPPTALHSIGSDEAWEAVRPTGCSPLLVFVNSKSGDNQGIKFLRRFKQLLNPAQVFDLMNGGPGPGLRLFRHFDPFRILVCSGDGSVGWVLSEIDRLGMHVSKCKQCQVGVLPLGTGNDLARVLGWGSSCDDDTHLPQLLEKYEKAGTKMLDRWSIMTFERSISLPCHKVTQPDPAIKSSIAHQYEDSVLAHITNILQSDQESVVISSAKILCETVKDFATHILEVSLNTGDQQLEEKCTILQQKLDLLLQTLSKEESYLSDNTEDIDIGTLKTDTFNSTQEKGALEKPEKEMTNLKKVKRRRCYMEKDVVMSRANSLKRAIRRLVEHTETAVDEQNNSSDEKTCGKIPNIAVTSDCSLINITDKKQQLDIPGFSQMDQINNIYLIPSMESGSSVEISPCPSPTPNVASLSPMPDIRRDSQPEELLTLPAPDGFADSRRNSENILQGVLSFDMAVTQTANNQQEAQAANDNFLSSEPTQIEVSSDIPITVTRTVLETSTPSDDATMQDTIISPDTDSLHSRNISPEHAPKPTLAKLEPRGSCTNSIVSTDSMVSETFDSKSYTVRNSESEIGHIDSDIFDSTKKSESSEIGHIDSPDNSDIISSETPHSESGLEDLSSLGQDVISAIMGEKYDSVREGLEIEESHRYCGLARFSEGNDIGRQSFKKGAKNIKTDKETMLNKYKTDGLPTCVRVSGIKSTQSVETNVVLTTGFETAEKEKASDLLRPVCCFTVSSDNTQTNEKCPTNFPPQISVIVDPPSPSLSIESHHKFNLDCKLDPHDKQYSSGTSMERLSVELPDSGFSPQATRRISSGSLLKASEVVSLAATAARLGGSSVSLRHERTKSVDKTEDVKKLPIINPLVRLPMWPNVSGGAGLISQALLANADALCAAVSPLMDPDETLMEGYFERCVMNNYFGIGIDAKISLDFHNKREEHPEKCRSRAKNYMWYGVLGSKQWIQKTYKNLDQRVQLECDGQRIPLPSLQGIVVLNIPSFMGGTNFWGGSKEGDLFLAPSFDDRILEVVAVFGSVQMAASRLINLQHHRIAQCQTVQINILGEEGVPIQVDGEAWIQPPGIIRIIHKNRMQMLYRNRALETSLRAWEEKQRNTLSAVTQPALGSASQSRTQLQICNKPPQLIDEELGILFNFIEAVTTLVKWVKLLIISHPSLEPDLYQVALRTANALEQVHPDGKILQGISLRPMVTELVSSARQLYEESCELLRDKAHNLKLREDLENKLSLSLATMEQELRKCTFDEGGTGLVYLQNIPADDQGDKKNRHRGLFWLKFRRFAGNSGGVGHPARDQVTTWGVQEVCTWLENLQLGEYAEKFVSHDIRGRELLSLARRDLKELGIIKVGHVKRILQAINDLNN
- the LOC139113234 gene encoding diacylglycerol kinase eta isoform X3, which codes for MEEWLNTLRTGADTRPQGDPGTAEFLGGNHQWYATSHARPTYCNVCRDALHGIVAGVTSHGLSCEACKCKVHKRCSAKAINNCKWTTLASIGKDIIEDQDGNITMPHQWMEGNLPVSSKCYVCEKTCGSVLRLQDWRCLWCKATVHTACRPSISVRCPLGPAKLSVVPPTALHSIGSDEAWEAVRPTGCSPLLVFVNSKSGDNQGIKFLRRFKQLLNPAQVFDLMNGGPGPGLRLFRHFDPFRILVCSGDGSVGWVLSEIDRLGMHVSKCKQCQVGVLPLGTGNDLARVLGWGSSCDDDTHLPQLLEKYEKAGTKMLDRWSIMTFERSISLPCHKVTQPDPAIKSSIAHQYEDSVLAHITNILQSDQESVVISSAKILCETVKDFATHILEVSLNTGDQQLEEKCTILQQKLDLLLQTLSKEESYLSDNTEDIDIGTLKTDTFNSTQEKGALEKPEKEMTNLKKVKRRRCYMEKDVVMSRANSLKRAIRRLVEHTETAVDEQNNSSDEKTCGKIPNIAVTSDCSLINITDKKQQLDIPGFSQMDQINNIYLIPSMESGSSVEISPCPSPTPNVASLSPMPDIRRDSQPEELLTLPAPDGFADSRRNSENILQGVLSFDMAVTQTANNQQEAQAANDNFLSSEPTQIEVSSDIPITVTRTVLETSTPSDDATMQDTIISPDTDSLHSRNISPEHAPKPTLAKLEPRGSCTNSIVSTDSMVSETFDSKSYTVRNSESEIDSDIFDSTKKSESSEIGHIDSPDNSDIISSETPHSESGLEDLSSLGQDVISAIMGEKYDSVREGLEIEESHRYCGLARFSEGNDIGRQSFKKGAKNIKTDKETMLNKYKTDGLPTCVRVSGIKSTQSVETNVVLTTGFETAEKEKASDLLRPVCCFTVSSDNTQTNEKCPTNFPPQISVIVDPPSPSLSIESHHKFNLDCKLDPHDKQYSSGTSMERLSVELPDSGFSPQATRRISSGSLLKASEVVSLAATAARLGGSSVSLRHERTKSVDKTEDVKKLPIINPLVRLPMWPNVSGGAGLISQALLANADALCAAVSPLMDPDETLMEGYFERCVMNNYFGIGIDAKISLDFHNKREEHPEKCRSRAKNYMWYGVLGSKQWIQKTYKNLDQRVQLECDGQRIPLPSLQGIVVLNIPSFMGGTNFWGGSKEGDLFLAPSFDDRILEVVAVFGSVQMAASRLINLQHHRIAQCQTVQINILGEEGVPIQVDGEAWIQPPGIIRIIHKNRMQMLYRNRALETSLRAWEEKQRNTLSAVTQPALGSASQSRTQLQICNKPPQLIDEELGILFNFIEAVTTLVKWVKLLIISHPSLEPDLYQVALRTANALEQVHPDGKILQGISLRPMVTELVSSARQLYEESCELLRDKAHNLKLREDLENKLSLSLATMEQELRKCTFDEGGTGLVYLQNIPADDQGDKKNRHRGLFWLKFRRFAGNSGGVGHPARDQVTTWGVQEVCTWLENLQLGEYAEKFVSHDIRGRELLSLARRDLKELGIIKVGHVKRILQAINDLNN
- the LOC139113234 gene encoding diacylglycerol kinase eta isoform X6, with translation MEEWLNTLRTGADTRPQGDPGTAEFLGGNHQWYATSHARPTYCNVCRDALHGIVAGVTSHGLSCEACKCKVHKRCSAKAINNCKWTTLASIGKDIIEDQDGNITMPHQWMEGNLPVSSKCYVCEKTCGSVLRLQDWRCLWCKATVHTACRPSISVRCPLGPAKLSVVPPTALHSIGSDEAWEAVRPTGCSPLLVFVNSKSGDNQGIKFLRRFKQLLNPAQVFDLMNGGPGPGLRLFRHFDPFRILVCSGDGSVGWVLSEIDRLGMHQCQVGVLPLGTGNDLARVLGWGSSCDDDTHLPQLLEKYEKAGTKMLDRWSIMTFERSISLPCHKVTQPDPAIKSSIAHQYEDSVLAHITNILQSDQESVVISSAKILCETVKDFATHILEVSLNTGDQQLEEKCTILQQKLDLLLQTLSKEESYLSDNTEDIDIGTLKTDTFNSTQEKGALEKPEKEMTNLKKVKRRRCYMEKDVVMSRANSLKRAIRRLVEHTETAVDEQNNSSDEKTCGKIPNIAVTSDCSLINITDKKQQLDIPGFSQMDQINNIYLIPSMESGSSVEISPCPSPTPNVASLSPMPDIRRDSQPEELLTLPAPDGFADSRRNSENILQGVLSFDMAVTQTANNQQEAQAANDNFLSSEPTQIEVSSDIPITVTRTVLETSTPSDDATMQDTIISPDTDSLHSRNISPEHAPKPTLAKLEPRGSCTNSIVSTDSMVSETFDSKSYTVRNSESEIGHIDSDIFDSTKKSESSEIGHIDSPDNSDIISSETPHSESGLEDLSSLGQDVISAIMGEKYDSVREGLEIEESHRYCGLARFSEGNDIGRQSFKKGAKNIKTDKETMLNKYKTDGLPTCVRVSGIKSTQSVETNVVLTTGFETAEKEKASDLLRPVCCFTVSSDNTQTNEKCPTNFPPQISVIVDPPSPSLSIESHHKFNLDCKLDPHDKQYSSGTSMERLSVELPDSGFSPQATRRISSGSLLKASEVVSLAATAARLGGSSVSLRHERTKSVDKTEDVKKLPIINPLVRLPMWPNVSGGAGLISQALLANADALCAAVSPLMDPDETLMEGYFERCVMNNYFGIGIDAKISLDFHNKREEHPEKCRSRAKNYMWYGVLGSKQWIQKTYKNLDQRVQLECDGQRIPLPSLQGIVVLNIPSFMGGTNFWGGSKEGDLFLAPSFDDRILEVVAVFGSVQMAASRLINLQHHRIAQCQTVQINILGEEGVPIQVDGEAWIQPPGIIRIIHKNRMQMLYRNRALETSLRAWEEKQRNTLSAVTQPALGSASQSRTQLQICNKPPQLIDEELGILFNFIEAVTTLVKWVKLLIISHPSLEPDLYQVALRTANALEQVHPDGKILQGISLRPMVTELVSSARQLYEESCELLRDKAHNLKLREDLENKLSLSLATMEQELRKCTFDEGGTGLVYLQNIPADDQGDKKNRHRGLFWLKFRRFAGNSGGVGHPARDQVTTWGVQEVCTWLENLQLGEYAEKFVSHDIRGRELLSLARRDLKELGIIKVGHVKRILQAINDLNN